Within the Agromyces ramosus genome, the region CCCGCCGTGCTCCGGCTCACGGCGCCGCTCGTGCATTTCCTCCGCGTGCTCCTCGGGCCGCTCGCGGGGGCGCTCGTCTCGCTCGGCAACCGCGTCACGCCCGGTCGCATCCGCTTCGCCGGCGTCTCGAGCGAAGAGCAGCTGCTCAGCATGGTCGACGAGGCGACCGAGCTCGACGTGCTCGAAGAGGGCGACCGCGAGCTCATCCACTCGATCTTCGAGTTCAACGACACCGTCGCGCGCGAGGTGATGGTGCCGCGCACCGACATGATCACGATCGAGTCCTCCGCGCATCTCGCGAACGCGATGGCCCTCTTCCTCAAGGCGGGCTACTCGCGCATCCCGGTGGTCGAGCGCGACGCCGATGACGTCAGCGGCATCCTCTACCTCCGCGATCTCGCACGCCTCAGCTTCGAGCGCCCGCTCGACGCCGAGAGCCTCACGGTGGGTGAGCTCGTCCGGCCGGCGGTGTTCGTGCCCGACTCCATGAAGGCCGACGCGCTGCTGCGCAAGATGCAGCTCGAGTCGAATCATCTCGCGATGGTCGTCGACGAGTACGGCGGAATCGCGGGCCTCGTCACGCTCGAGGACCTCATCGAGGAGCTCGTCGGCGACATCTCCGACGAGTACGATCGCGAGGCGGCCCAGGTCGAAGATCTCGGCGACGGCCGGTTCCGCGTGAACGCGCGGCTGCCGGTCGACGAGCTCGGCGAGCTCTTCGGGCTCGACCTCGAAGATGAAGACGTCGACTCGGCGGGCGGACTCCTCGCGAAAGAGCTCGGGCGCCTGCCGCAACCCGGCGAGCGCGCGAGCGTGTCGGGGCTCGTGCTCGAAGCCGAACGCACCGAAGGCCGTCGCAAGCGGATCTCCACGATCCTCGTCGAGGCCGACCAGGCCCTCATCGACGCGCACGCCGCGTTCGACGAGGGCGATGCAGTGGAAAGGAACAACCGTGGCTGACTATCGTGCCGGATTCGTGTCGATCGTGGGGCGCCCGAACGTCGGCAAGTCCACGCTCACGAACGCCCTCGTGGGGGAGAAGGTCGCGATCACGAGTTCGAAGCCGCAGACCACGCGCCGGGCGATCCGGGGCATCGTGCACCGCGAGCACGGACAGCTCATCCTCGTCGACACCCCCGGCCTCCACCGCCCCCGCACCCTTCTCGGCGAGCGTCTGAACTCGCTCGTGCAGTCGACGCTCGGCGACGTCGACGTGATCGCATTCTGCGTGCCCGCGAACGAGGCCATCGGCCCCGGCGATCGATACATCAACGAGCAGCTCGAGCACTATCCGCGGGCCAGGAAGGTGGCGATCGTCACGAAGACGGATGCGACGTCGAAGGCCAAGGTCGCCGAGCAGCTCCTCGCCGTCTCCGAGCTGCGGGCCTGGGACTCGATCATCCCGGTGTCGGCCCCCCGTGGCGAGCAGCTCGACGTACTCGTCGACGAACTGCTCGCGCTCATGCCCGCATCGTCGCAGCCGCTGTACCCCGCCGAGGCACGCACCGACGAGGAGGTGACCGAGCGCATCGCCGAGTTCATCCGCGAGGCAGCGCTCGAGGGTGTCTCCGACGAGCTGCCGCACTCGATCGCGGTCACCGTCGAAGACATGGTCGAGCGCGACGACAAGAACCTCCTCGAGGTGTACGCGAACCTCTACGTCGAGCGCGACAGCCAGAAGGGCATCATCATCGGCAAGGGCGGTGAACGCCTGCGCGAGGTGGGAGCCACGGCGCGCGCCCAGATCGAGGGGCTGCTCGAGCGCAAGATCTACCTCTCCCTGCACGTCAAGGTCGCGAAGGACTGGCAGCGCGATCCGAAGCAGCTCGGGCGCCTCGGCTTCTGATGGCAGTCGCGCTGGCCCGCCGCTGAACGGCACGACGCGCGACGCGCGACGTACGACTCGAGGATGATTCCGGGTGCCTGAAGCGATGACCGGGCTCGTCAACGCGTACGGTGGATCGGTGCAGACCACCCTGAGCCGCGGCAGGATCACGACCGATGTCGTGCTCGCCGTCGTCTTCGCCCTCGTCTGCCTGCCGCTCGCGTGGCTCGGCGGCGCATCTGATCTCGTGAGCCTCGTCCTCTTCTCGGCGGCGCTCGCGGTGCGGCGACTCTCGCCGGGCTGGTCGCTCGGCATCGCGTGGGCGGCGGCCGTCGTGCAGATGGCGATGCTGCGCGACCTGCAGCTCTACGACGTCGCGGTGCTCGGCGTGCTCTACTCCACCGCCGCGCATGGCGGGCGAGTCGTCAAGTGGGCCGGCCTCGTGTCGGCCGGCGTGGGTGCGCTCGTGGCGACCGGCTACCTCGCCCTCGTGAAGCCGCTCTTCGACCAGGCGGCACCGATCGGCGACAACGCGTGGAGCATGCTCTTCACCGCCGCGTTCCTCTTCATCGCCTCGATCGCGGTGCTCGTGCTCGCCTGGACCACCGGGTTGCTCGTGCGGTCCGTGCGCGACACCCGCGAGGTCCGGCGCCGTGAGGATGCCGCAAACCGCGAGCGCGAGCTCGTCGAGTACCGGTACGTCGTCGAGCAGGAGCGCAACCGCATCGCCCGCGACATGCACGACGTCGTCGCCCACTCGCTCGCGGTCGTGATCGCCCAGTCCGACGGCGGCCGGTTCGCCGCCCGGGCGCGACCCGAGGCGGCGGTCGAGGCGCTCGAGACGATCGCGGGCGTCGCGCGCGGTGCGCTCGGCGACGTTCGGCTCCTGCTCGCCGAGCTCCGCCACGATGAGGCGGGGGCACCGCAGCCCGTGCTCGACGACCTCGAAGAACTGCTCGCGCAGGTTCGCGCGGCAGGTCTCGACCTGCGGTTCACCGAGACGGGCGATCGGCTCCCGCTCGGCACCGGGCACCAGATCGCGGTGTACCGCATCGTGCAGGAGGGCCTCACGAACGCGCTCCGCCACGGCGACACCTCGGTGCCGGTGCACCTCGAGTTCGCCTGGGATGCGGGCGGTGTCGCCGTCACGGTCGTGAACGCGAGGCGAGCGGATGCCGCGCCGCCCGACTCGCATGCGTTCCGCCACGGCATTCCGGGCATGCGCGAGCGTGCACAGCTGGCCGGCGGCGCCCTGCGGGTCGAGACCGGCGACGACGGCATGTTCCGGCTGATCGCCCG harbors:
- the era gene encoding GTPase Era yields the protein MADYRAGFVSIVGRPNVGKSTLTNALVGEKVAITSSKPQTTRRAIRGIVHREHGQLILVDTPGLHRPRTLLGERLNSLVQSTLGDVDVIAFCVPANEAIGPGDRYINEQLEHYPRARKVAIVTKTDATSKAKVAEQLLAVSELRAWDSIIPVSAPRGEQLDVLVDELLALMPASSQPLYPAEARTDEEVTERIAEFIREAALEGVSDELPHSIAVTVEDMVERDDKNLLEVYANLYVERDSQKGIIIGKGGERLREVGATARAQIEGLLERKIYLSLHVKVAKDWQRDPKQLGRLGF
- a CDS encoding hemolysin family protein, translating into MEPWLFLGAALLLVAFGGLMAAVDSAIGVSSRADVTDLALTARARRSLLAIADDTGAHVNAVNFVRIIAETTAAVLVTLAFTFFIDNIWLVLLYSALIMTAVSFVLVGASPRSVGRAHAPAVLRLTAPLVHFLRVLLGPLAGALVSLGNRVTPGRIRFAGVSSEEQLLSMVDEATELDVLEEGDRELIHSIFEFNDTVAREVMVPRTDMITIESSAHLANAMALFLKAGYSRIPVVERDADDVSGILYLRDLARLSFERPLDAESLTVGELVRPAVFVPDSMKADALLRKMQLESNHLAMVVDEYGGIAGLVTLEDLIEELVGDISDEYDREAAQVEDLGDGRFRVNARLPVDELGELFGLDLEDEDVDSAGGLLAKELGRLPQPGERASVSGLVLEAERTEGRRKRISTILVEADQALIDAHAAFDEGDAVERNNRG
- a CDS encoding sensor histidine kinase codes for the protein MPEAMTGLVNAYGGSVQTTLSRGRITTDVVLAVVFALVCLPLAWLGGASDLVSLVLFSAALAVRRLSPGWSLGIAWAAAVVQMAMLRDLQLYDVAVLGVLYSTAAHGGRVVKWAGLVSAGVGALVATGYLALVKPLFDQAAPIGDNAWSMLFTAAFLFIASIAVLVLAWTTGLLVRSVRDTREVRRREDAANRERELVEYRYVVEQERNRIARDMHDVVAHSLAVVIAQSDGGRFAARARPEAAVEALETIAGVARGALGDVRLLLAELRHDEAGAPQPVLDDLEELLAQVRAAGLDLRFTETGDRLPLGTGHQIAVYRIVQEGLTNALRHGDTSVPVHLEFAWDAGGVAVTVVNARRADAAPPDSHAFRHGIPGMRERAQLAGGALRVETGDDGMFRLIARIPAQQVSTV